ATAAATTAGTTCTTGAAGGTCGATCCGAATGTGATTACATACGGCGTTCATGTCCAAGCAAGATACACTCTGCATTCTCGGCAACGGCAGCCACTGGAGCGGGCTTCTCGAATTCGAGGGTTCTGCCCGCATTGATTCGGATTTTCACGGCGACATTCGCACCAAGGGGCAATTGATCATTGGCCCGAACGCGGAAGTGCGGGGAACCCTGGACGTCGGCGAGCTTGACGTGTTCGGGCGTTTCCGTGGGGACGTCGTGGCCGAGCGAAAGCTCACTCTGCGCGCGGGGGCCAGCGTGGAAGGAAATCTGGACGTGGGCCGGATCGAAGCCGAGGAAGGCTCCCTATTGAACGGCCGGATTCGAATGGCCTCCTTAGCGAATGAAGACAGGCCGCGGCGATCCCTGTTTGCGCGCCACGCCGAACCTCTCGGCTCGACCCTGCCCAGGGCTTGGTTGAAAAACGCTTAATTCTTGTTTTTCTTTACCAGCAGCAAAGACAAATAGTGCGGGTTTTTCGGCGCCTGATCCAGGTTCCGGCAAATC
This portion of the Paucidesulfovibrio longus DSM 6739 genome encodes:
- a CDS encoding bactofilin family protein, which produces MSKQDTLCILGNGSHWSGLLEFEGSARIDSDFHGDIRTKGQLIIGPNAEVRGTLDVGELDVFGRFRGDVVAERKLTLRAGASVEGNLDVGRIEAEEGSLLNGRIRMASLANEDRPRRSLFARHAEPLGSTLPRAWLKNA